The DNA region CCAAAAGGTATTAAAAAGTAAGTGAAAAGAAAGAATCTGTTCCCCACCTACCCAGTCTCTTCCCCAGAGGCAACTACCATTCCTAATGTCTTGTGTATCTTTCCTGAGTTAATTGGTAATTTTGcaagcatatacatatatattaataaaaattattttaaatgcagagCAGAggtaaaagaaaacaggaagtgggacttccctggtggcacagtggttaagaatctgcctgccaatgcaggggacacgggttcaaaccctggtctgggaagatcccacatgccgcggagcaactaagcccatgcgccaacAACTaatgaacctgtgctctagagcctgcgagccacaactactgaagcctgcgtgccacaactactgaagcccgcgcgcctagagcccgtgctccacaacaagagaagccaccacgatgagaagcctgagcaccgcaatgaagggtagccgccgctccccgcaactagagaaagcccgcatgcagcaaagaggacccaacgcggccaaaaataaaaataaatttaaaaattaattaattaaaaagaaaacaggaagtcCCCAGATgccagaaatgaaaagagaactgAAAAACAGCATGGGGAGCGCTTGAGCTGCCTAAGAGGCTACCCAGGAATTTAGGAGTTTAATGCTCATGTGGGCAGAGGACCTTGATCCCAGGGGAGGCAGAGAATTGGAACGGAGGCCCCTACAAAGCCCTGGAAACCTCAAAGAGCTGAACCTTCAGCGAAAAGCTGGGCTAGAAAAAAATTCACCCGCCAGCATAGGGTGAAATAAGGAGGCTTATCTCTTTTGTCCAATGGGAAAAGTGCTTCCCCCAAGACTCAGTCTGGGCCTGCATTTTGCACAGGGTTGGCTCTAAATTTACACCACTTGCATGATCTGGGGAACCAGGCAGAGAAATGAGTGTAAATATTCCCCCTGAGCCATGGAAGTCAAGTCTGGCCCTTCCTCACCTGGCACTGTCTTCACAGGTAAAAGAATGAGGCCAGAACTTTATTCAGTACCAGACTGATTGCTATACAATTTCCTCTTGCCCTTTACCCCTGAACGTCCCCAGAGCcctgctgctcctgctgctgcaACCCCAAGATTCCCCTGCATTCAGGCCCAAAGGACGAGGACTTGTGTTACCCAGCAGGGTGTCCCGTGTGAACGGTGAGCTTGTCCACTCTAGCTGACTTCCATTTCTGCTTCTGTGCTCTGTATGGACAGAATCTCCATTGGTCTGATTAACATCCTCCCAGTAACGGGGCCACCTTCCTTGCTTTTCTGCTCCAAATCCAAAGTGGGCATCCTGGTGGATGAGAGAGGGATGTGTGTCAGCAGGCTGAATCCTGtcctcatcccacctcccctcatTCAACATCGAGGGTGACAGGCTGCCTCCTGGAGCTGGGAGGAGAACGGAGCTCACCTTCCCCAGAGGAGACAGACACTGAACACACAGAGGGACCCCGGAGCCCAGAAAAGACAGCACCAGCTAGCTGATTCTCATCAtattggaggaagagagaggattcCCTAGGGAGACAAGaagagggcattccaggcagagggaacagcgtcTGAAAAGGCATGAAGCAGATGGTGTGTTTGGGGAACACTGAGAAGCCCATGGTGTGAGCCTgggacagaggaggggaggggtgaggggtcAGACCATGCCAGGTCTTGGAAGCCAGacaggagcttttttttttttttaaagtagcactTAAATTAGTGTAATTGAATCATTGGAGGAAGGTGTGTATTCAGCAGGGGATGGCGATCCTAGAGGCCGTCTTAGAATTGCACCTACTGCACTCACCAGTGCCAAAGTGAAAGCTTTGCTTGTCTGCTGGTGCCTGACTTCTGTCCTCCCCTATGTGACAGAGGATGTCACAAGCCTGCACctgacattaattaattaatttatttttgctgtgttgggtcttcgtttctgtgtgagggctttctctagttgtggcaagtgggggccactcttcatcgcagtgcgcgggcctctcactatcgtggcctctcccattgtggagcacaggctccagacgcgcaggctcagtagttgtggctcacgggcctagttgctctgcggcatgtgggatcttcccagaccagggctcaaacccgtgtcccctgcatcggcaggcagattctcaaccactgcgccaccagggaagcccgacaggaGCTTTTAAACTCTATGCTGAAGGCATAGCAGGGAAAAGTTTTAAGTGAGGAAAGGACAAGAATCTTTAACTGGGTCACAGGTGTGCAAGGCACAGAACAGAGCCACGAGCCCCTGGGATGGATACTGACCCTTTTATCCAGCCTGTTGCCCTGAGTGTACCTGAGGAAAGTGGGGCTGATCACCAGGACCTGgggaagaagggggagagggCCAACCTGGGGCCCTTCCCACAGCAGCCCGAAGCTACATCTTCCTGCCTCTCATCCCCTTACCTCGTCTTTTCTATCTTCCATTCTACTAGGGAACTGGACCATCTTCCAAAATCTAAGGAAGAAGTAGGAGGTGGGGGAGTTTCAGCAGCCCCTGAGACCTGCAAAGGTCCTGCAGGTGCTCTCAATAAGCCAGCAGAGGGTCTCCCTGGAGCCCCCTCTGTCATCCCCTGCAGTGACCTCTCCTTACCCCCCCATACTAAGAATGTCTGGGTTCCCAGACCATCACCTCTTCACTCAGAGCATCTGAAGTCCATGCCAGAACAaagagcctcaggagcagcaggtcCAGCTGCCTCCAAGAACCCTGGTCCCTGTCATTCCGGAGGGAGACGGACTGTCCTGTGGTTTGGTTCCCCAGCATCTCGAAGCCCTGAATAGGGACTTGGTTCATCCTGGGAaggaaagcagaaactgacaaaaCTCTGGGGGCAGGCCTGGACGTCcagtcccctgccccctcctcagtGCCCACCTGGAGACCACAGTGTGATTGGCACTCTTGCCGAGGCTGGCGGCCCAAAGGATCTTCGAGTTCCCCACCGATGCACAAGTTCCACAGAAGAGATCAAAATGGCTCACCAAGGTCCTGGGAATCACCTTGAACAGCTTCTCCCGCACTCTGCCCAGCTCGCTTGCTGAGTTCATGCCCTGAAaacagcaggagggaggagattgGGGGTTGAGATCCAGGTATGGGCCCCCAGTGGAAGGAAAGCAGAGCTAGGTGGGTGAGACCTCCATCCAGAGGTCAGGGGTTGAGGCTGTGAAGATAGGAGGCACACGAAGCCAGGGCCGAGGGCAGGAGTTTGGGCCAGGAAGTGGGAGGTGGGCTGGGCCTGGGAAGGACGGGATGGGCTGGCCCAGTGTTGACCACTGACCGACCACGAGAGCACAGCGTCAGGGCTGGTGGGCTCTGCTGCTCCCATGAGGTGCCCCATCGTCTTCTCGTAACCTACATCAAACCAGTTCCCTCCGGCCGTGTGGTGGCAGACAGAGTCGTGAGGGTCCCGGATGGGAAGCCATATTTCCTGAACTTGAACGGAGGGCAGCTGCAACGCCATGGTACCACCTTCATCCATTTTTCGTGCGGTGCCGATTCCGGCTTCAGATCCAGGCAGGGGGCCATCAGCCACAAGATGAGCATCAAGAAGATGCACAGGACAAAAATCTGCCAGCAGCACTTCATGTCTGGCCCAGGCAAAGGCTCCAGTGGCAGGCAGCTGACTGGCTCCTCTACCTGGGACTGGGAggggtgaggaactgaggccacAGATAGCCCCCCAACCCTCTGTCTTGTTGGCTTCCACGGCTCCCCAGCCCTCCACACCACACCTCCTCCCAACCCCTCATCTCCCACTTCCCTATCCATTTGCTCCCCTCCAAAGGGGACTCTGGCTGGGCCTGGGATGGGAGGTGTGAGAGCAGAGAGATAACATATGGTGTGTGCCCTATCCTCCCTGCAGGAGGAAGGCTGAGCTCTCAGTGGGGTCCTCAGTGCCACTGGGTATATCATGGCTCTCATCACAAAGTACACATTGTGACCTCCCTCCTTTAGGCACAAAGCCACCACCCTAGCCTGTCTGTTACACACAAGCTGCCTGCACTGAGTGCAAGATGCACGCGGATAGAGACTGACCTTGACTGTCTTCTTTACCTCCGAATCCCTAAGACTGAGaatcatgtaataaatatttacaggaaACAGGAACAGAGTGGAGAGGGAACCCTAGATACTATTTATGTGTGAAGCCCCCTCTCCAATAATGTATCTTCGGCTCAggcctctcttctcttctctagaCCCCATACCCAGCAGCCTGTCGCACCTCAGCTTAGATGTCTCAGAGACCTGTCACCCTGAGCAAGCCGGAGACAGAACTCATGATGCTCCCTTTAAACCAACCCCTTCCCAAGACTTCTCTATCTCAACAGATGTTCCTCCATTCAGCCTGTTGCGGAAGCCAGAAACCCATGCGCTATCCTTGACTCCTCCCTCTCCTATGAtttccaaatcattttttaaaatttatttattttatttatttatttttggctgcattgggtcttcagtgcggcgagcggggctattcttccttgcggtgtgcgggcttctcattgcggtggcttctcttattgcggagcacgggctctagagcacgggctcagtagttgtggcgcacaggcttagttgctccacggcatgtgggatcttcccggaccagggctcgaacccgtgtcccctgcattctcaggcggattcttaaccactgtggcaccagggaagccctcccaatcatttttaatctatttgtttCTATCTCCAAACCACCTTCTTCATCTCCAGTGTCACTCCCTTAATTCAATCTTGGCCTGTGgaatatgttaaaaaacaaaatgaaaaattttgagttgtttttaagGTTTCAGAAGACAAGGAGGGTCAGAAATCAtgcaattttacttttaaatcaaaatgttttcttccatagGAGGAGAACAGTAAAACAGTTATCATAACTAGTGAAAATCTGCACTGggtattttatagattaaaaaaaattcaccaaaaaGTCTGAgtaagggacttccttggtggtgaaTTTTCAAATTCTTAATGGTGTCATTTGAAGTGCAGAAACTTTAATCTTGGTGGAGTCCAATTTATTATGTGGATCATGCCTTTGTATCATATGATTTGCCTAACCCAGGATCATGACGGGTTAGGGGTTACCTAGGTTCAACATAGTTTAGTGGTCAAGCCAATGATTGGTTGTAGGTTATGCTTAATTAAACAACTTGAGCTTGTAAGTCTTCGGCCCTTTACCAGTGGATCTCCATGTGGTTTGGAGAACACATTGACAATTCAGGCAGTTTACAAATTCACCCCCCTTTTGCTTTCTGCACGCTCGGGGTCTCACATTCAGCCAGGGATGACTAGATATCTAGGACACTCTCCAATCTCTCCTGAGCATGTGTATAGGCTTATGCAAGTGGGCAGCCTTCCCGACCACCAGGGATGCATGAACGCTTATTAAGACCCACTATGGCTATCTTGTTCCCAGATTTCTCTGTTAAATTTCTGGCTGGCTTACTGGTCTGTTGCTTGTTCCAACCAGTATCATGACCTCAGGATAGCTGCAGGGTTGGCTTTCCTTGACTGCTTGCCACTAGATTGCTATTATTTTCAACAACACCCACAGGCAAGGGTTTTCCAAGCTCTGCTCCAAATCAAATCGGCCCCTTCCAAGGGCAAATCTCCTAGTGCTCACAAACGTCACCACTCTGGTAGGACTGTCACCACAGAACTGGAGTGGGGAAGATGGGAGCAGTCACTGCCTAAAATGCCATGAAATCTCATTGTTCTTACTGAGCTTTGATAGGTTCTCTCAGATAAATGCTTCTCAACTTGACGTATGCCTTTGGTCAATTTCCAGAGTCCTAAGGTGATTGCTATGGCACTTTTGTATAGTttcatcgtttttttttttaaagatctttttttttaaatttatttacttatggctgtgttgggtcttcgtttctgtgtgagggctttctctagttgtggcaagcgggggccactcttcatagtggtacacgggcctctcactatcgcggcctctcttgttgcggagcacaggctccagacgtgcaggctcagtaactgtggctcacgggcccaattgctccgcggcatgtgggatcttcccagaccagggcttgaacccatgtcccctgcattggcaggcagattctcaaccactgcgccaccagggaagcccccatcattgtttttttaaaaagaggatttGCTGGGCTTCTCAGTCATTCTGGAAGCCCCATCCCTTAACCAATATGCTCTCAAACCActgttaatttttctcttctattattataaaatatttcaaggacactgacagcactAGAGTTATAACTAACAGCACTAGAGTTATGAATATGacattatattcattatataatGAACATAATGACATTCATGTAGCCactatccattttttttcagatcttaacattttctctgtttttggtGTTCTGGTGTCTAGGT from Tursiops truncatus isolate mTurTru1 chromosome 15, mTurTru1.mat.Y, whole genome shotgun sequence includes:
- the C15H20orf173 gene encoding uncharacterized protein C20orf173 homolog codes for the protein MALQLPSVQVQEIWLPIRDPHDSVCHHTAGGNWFDVGYEKTMGHLMGAAEPTSPDAVLSWSGMNSASELGRVREKLFKVIPRTLVSHFDLFCGTCASVGNSKILWAASLGKSANHTVVSRMNQVPIQGFEMLGNQTTGQSVSLRNDRDQGSWRQLDLLLLRLFVLAWTSDALSEEDAHFGFGAEKQGRWPRYWEDVNQTNGDSVHTEHRSRNGSQLEWTSSPFTRDTLLGNTSPRPLGLNAGESWGCSSRSSRALGTFRGKGQEEIV